The Xiphophorus couchianus chromosome 5, X_couchianus-1.0, whole genome shotgun sequence genome includes a region encoding these proteins:
- the LOC114144458 gene encoding ras-related protein Rab-1A-like: MNPEYDYLFKLLLIGDSGVGKSCLLLRFADDTYTESYISTIGVDFKIRTIELDGKTIKLQIWDTAGQERFRTITSSYYRGAHGIIVVYDVTDQESFNNVKQWLQEIDRYASENVNKLLVGNKSDLTTKKVVDYTTAKEFAEHLGIPFLETSAKSATNVEQAFMTMAAEIKKRMGPGATAGAADRSNVKIQSKPVNTSSGGCC; the protein is encoded by the exons ATGAATCCGGAATA TGACTACTTATTCAAGCTGCTGCTGATCGGTGACTCCGGTGTCGGGAAGTCCTGTCTCCTGCTGCGGTTTGCA gACGACACGTACACAGAGAGCTACATCAGCACCATCGGGGTGGACTTTAAGATCCGGACCATCGAACTGGACGGGAAGACCATCAAGCTGCAGATC TGGGACACAGCGGGCCAGGAAAGGTTCAGAACCATCACAtccagttactacagaggagctCATGGCATCATAGTGGTGTATGACGTGACGGATCAG GAGTCGTTCAACAACGTGAAGCAGTGGCTGCAGGAGATCGACCGCTACGCCAGCGAGAACGTCAACAAGCTGCTGGTCGGCAACAAGAGCGACCTGACCACCAAGAAGGTGGTGGACTACACTACAGCCAAG GAGTTCGCGGAACACCTGGGCATCCCGTTCCTGGAGACGAGCGCTAAGAGCGCCACCAACGTGGAGCAGGCCTTCATGACCATGGCGGCTGAGATCAAGAAGCGGATGGGCCCCGGGGCCACGGCCGGCGCCGCCGACAGGTCCAACGTGAAGATCCAGAGCAAGCCGGTCAACACTTCGTCCGGCGGCTGCTGCTGA